A single region of the Strigops habroptila isolate Jane chromosome 3, bStrHab1.2.pri, whole genome shotgun sequence genome encodes:
- the LOC115605883 gene encoding histone H1.10, translating to MSETAPAAAPAVAAPAAKAAAKKPKKAAGGSKARKPAGPSVTELITKAVSASKERKGLSLAALKKALAAGGYDVEKNNSRIKLGLKSLVSKGTLVQTKGTGASGSFRLSKKPGEVKEKAPKKRTAAAKPKKPAAKKPASATKKPKKAAAVKKSPKKVKKPAAAAAKKAAKSPKKATKAAKPKKAVAAAKSPAKAKAVKPKAAKPRAAKPKAAKAKKAAPKK from the coding sequence ATGTCGGAGACCGCTCCCGCCGCAGCTCCCGCTGTCGCGGCCCCGGCCGCCAAAGCGGCCGCCAAGAAGCCAAAGAAGGCGGCAGGCGGCTCCAAAGCCCGGAAGCCCGCGGGTCCCAGCGTCACCGAGCTGATCACCAAGGCCGTGTCCGCCTCCAAGGAGCGCAAGGGGCTCTCCCTCGCCGCGCTCAAGAAGGCGCTGGCCGCCGGCGGCTACGATGTGGAGAAGAACAACAGCCGCATCAAGCTGGGGCTCAAGAGCCTCGTCAGCAAAGGCACCCTGGTGCAGACCAAGGGCACCGGTGCCTCCGGCTCTTTCCGCCTCAGCAAGAAGCCGggagaggtgaaagaaaaagcccCCAAGAAGCGTACGGCCGCAGCCAAACCCAAGAAGCCGGCAGCCAAAAAGCCCGCCAGCGCCACCAAGAAGCCCAAGAAAGCTGCGGCAGTGAAGAAGAGTCCCAAGAAAGTGAAGAAGCCGGCGGCTGCGGCGGCCAAGAAGGCAGCCAAGAGCCCCAAGAAGGCGACTAAGGCTGCCAAGCCCAAGAAGGCGGTGGCAGCAGCGAAGAGCCCAGCAAAGGCGAAGGCGGTGAAGCCCAAAGCAGCCAAGCCCAGGGCGGCCAAGCCGAAAGCAGCCAAGGCGAAGAAGGCAGCGCCCAAGAAGTGA
- the LOC115605903 gene encoding histone H4, whose protein sequence is MSGRGKGGKGLGKGGAKRHRKVLRDNIQGITKPAIRRLARRGGVKRISGLIYEETRGVLKVFLENVIRDAVTYTEHAKRKTVTAMDVVYALKRQGRTLYGFGG, encoded by the coding sequence ATGTCTGGCAGAGGCAAAGGCGGGAAGGGGCTCGGTAAGGGCGGCGCTAAGCGCCACCGCAAGGTGCTGCGCGACAACATTCAGGGCATCACCAAGCCGGCCATCCGCCGCCTGGCTCGGCGTGGCGGTGTGAAGCGCATCTCGGGTCTCATCTACGAGGAGACGCGTGGCGTATTGAAGGTCTTCCTGGAGAACGTGATCCGCGATGCTGTCACCTACACGGAGCACGCCAAGAGGAAGACGGTGACTGCCATGGACGTGGTCTATGCCCTGAAGCGGCAGGGACGCACCCTCTACGGTTTCGGCGGCTAA
- the LOC115605888 gene encoding histone H3 → MARTKQTARKSTGGKAPRKQLATKAARKSAPATGGVKKPHRYRPGTVALREIRRYQKSTELLIRKLPFQRLVREIAQDFKTDLRFQSSAVMALQEASEAYLVGLFEDTNLCAIHAKRVTIMPKDIQLARRIRGERA, encoded by the coding sequence ATGGCGCGTACGAAGCAGACGGCGCGTAAGTCGACGGGCGGGAAGGCGCCCCGCAAGCAGCTGGCCACCAAGGCGGCCCGCAAGAGCGCGCCGGCCACGGGCGGCGTGAAGAAGCCGCACCGGTACCGTCCCGGCACGGTGGCGCTGCGCGAGATCCGGCGCTACCAGAAGTCGACGGAGCTGCTGATCCGCAAGCTGCCCTTCCAGCGCCTGGTGCGCGAGATCGCGCAGGACTTCAAGACCGACCTGCGCTTCCAGAGCTCGGCCGTGATGGCGCTGCAGGAGGCGAGCGAGGCCTACCTGGTGGGGCTCTTCGAGGACACCAACCTGTGCGCCATCCACGCCAAGCGCGTCACCATCATGCCCAAAGACATCCAGCTGGCCCGGCGCATCCGCGGCGAGCGCGCCTGA
- the LOC115605905 gene encoding histone H4 — protein sequence MSGRGKGGKGLGKGGAKRHRKVLRDNIQGITKPAIRRLARRGGVKRISGLIYEETRGVLKVFLENVIRDAVTYTEHAKRKTVTAMDVVYALKRQGRTLYGFGG from the coding sequence ATGTCTGGCAGAGGCAAAGGCGGGAAGGGGCTCGGTAAGGGCGGCGCTAAGCGCCACCGCAAGGTGCTGCGCGACAACATTCAGGGCATCACCAAGCCGGCCATCCGCCGCCTGGCTCGGCGTGGCGGTGTGAAGCGCATCTCGGGTCTCATCTACGAGGAGACGCGTGGCGTATTGAAGGTGTTCCTGGAGAACGTGATCCGCGACGCCGTCACCTACACCGAGCACGCCAAGAGGAAGACGGTGACCGCGATGGACGTGGTCTACGCCCTGAAGCGCCAGGGACGCACCCTCTACGGCTTCGGCGGCTAA
- the LOC115605909 gene encoding histone H2B 1/2/3/4/6-like, giving the protein MPEPAKAAPAPKKGSKKAVTKTQKKGDKKRKKSRKESYSIYVYKVLKQVHPDTGISSKAMGIMNSFVNDIFERIAGEASRLAHYNKRSTITSREIQTAVRLLLPGELAKHAVSEGTKAVTKYTSSK; this is encoded by the coding sequence ATGCCTGAGCCGGCCAAGGCCGCTCCTGCGCCCAAGAAGGGGTCTAAGAAAGCTGTTACCAAGACGCAGAAGAAAGGTGACAAGAAGCGGAAGAAGAGCCGTAAGGAGAGCTACTCCATATACGTGTACAAGGTGCTGAAGCAGGTGCATCCTGACACGGGTATCTCGTCGAAGGCCATGGGCATCATGAACTCCTTCGTCAATGACATTTTTGAGCGTATCGCTGGTGAGGCCTCGCGTTTGGCGCACTACAACAAGCGCTCCACCATAACGTCTCGGGAGATCCAGACGGCTGTGCGGCTCCTGCTGCCGGGTGAGCTGGCCAAGCATGCAGTCTCCGAGGGCACCAAGGCTGTTACCAAGTACACTAGCTCCAAGTAG
- the LOC115605908 gene encoding histone H1 — MSETAPVAAPAVSAPGAKAAKKPKKVAGGSKARKPAGPSVTELITKAVSASKERKGLSLAALKKALAAGGYDVEKNNSRIKLGLKSLVNKGTLVQTKGTGASGSFKLNKKPGETKEKATKKKPAAKPKKPAAKKPASAAKKPKKAAAVKKSPKKAKKPVAAAAKKVTKSPKKAAKAGRPKKAAKSPAKAKTVKPKAAKPKAAKPKAAKAKKAAPKKK; from the coding sequence ATGTCGGAGACCGCGCCCGTCGCCGCCCCCGCCGTGTCTGCTCCAGGTGCCAAGGCCGCTAAGAAGCCGAAGAAGGTGGCGGGCGGTTCCAAAGCCCGGAAGCCCGCGGGCCCCAGCGTCACCGAGCTGATCACCAAGGCCGTGTCCGCTTCCAAAGAGCGTAAGGGGCTCTCCCTTGCCGCGCTCAAGAAGGCGCTGGCCGCCGGTGGCTACGATGTGGAGAAGAATAACAGCCGCATTAAGCTGGGGCTCAAGAGTCTCGTCAACAAAGGTACTTTGGTACAGACTAAGGGCACCGGTGCTTCTGGTTCTTTCAAGCTGAACAAGAAGCCAGGTGagacaaaggagaaagcaaCTAAGAAAAAGCCCGCAGCCAAACCCAAGAAGCCGGCGGCCAAGAAGCCTGCCAGTGCTGCCAAGAAGCCTAAGAAAGCTGCGGCAGTGAAGAAGAGTCCTAAGAAAGCCAAGAAAccggtggctgctgctgccaagaagGTGACTAAGAGCCCCAAAAAGGCTGCGAAGGCAGGTCGCCCCAAGAAGGCAGCAAAGAGCCCGGCTAAGGCCAAGACAGTGAAGCCCAAAGCAGCGAAACCTAAAGCAGCCAAGCCCAAAGCTGCCAAGGCAAAGAAGGCAGCGCccaaaaagaagtaa
- the LOC115605911 gene encoding histone H2A, translating into MSGRGKQGGKARAKAKSRSSRAGLQFPVGRVHRLLRKGNYAERVGAGAPVYLAAVLEYLTAEILELAGNAARDNKKTRIIPRHLQLAIRNDEELNKLLGKVTIAQGGVLPNIQAVLLPKKTDSHKAKSK; encoded by the coding sequence ATGTCCGGGCGGGGGAAGCAGGGTGGTAAGGCGCGCGCCAAAGCCAAGTCACGGTCGTCGCGGGCAGGGCTGCAGTTTCCTGTGGGCCGCGTGCACCGACTGCTGCGTAAGGGCAACTACGCGGAGCGGGTGGGTGCCGGCGCCCCGGTGTATTTGGCGGCCGTGCTGGAGTACCTGACGGCCGAGATCTTGGAGCTGGCAGGCAATGCGGCTCGCGACAACAAGAAGACGCGCATCATCCCGCGGCACCTGCAGCTCGCCATCCGCAACGACGAGGAGCTCAACAAGCTGCTGGGCAAGGTGACGATCGCGCAGGGCGGTGTGCTGCCCAACATCCAGGCCGTGCTGCTGCCCAAGAAGACTGATAGTCATAAGGCAAAGAGCAAGTAA
- the WBP11 gene encoding WW domain-binding protein 11 translates to MGRRSTSSTKSGKFMNPTDQARKEARKRELKKNKKQRMMVRAAVLKMKDPKQIIRDMEKLDEMEFNPVQQPQLNEKVLKDKRKKLRETFERILRLYEKENPDIYKELRKLEVEYEQKRSQLSQYFDAVKNAQHVEVESIPLPDMPHAPSNILIQDIPLPGAQPPSILKKTSAYGPPVRSISVLPPPGLGVPRLPPGRKPPGPPPGPPPPQVLQMYGRKVGFTLEMAPRRREEEISYSSEAGQRGHDDDMSSTSEDEGYPEDMDQDKHDDSSDDSDSDRSDAESEGEDFLHRDNDKEREGGEEKKSGHSVRFADMPGKSRKKKKNMKELTPLQAMMLRMAGQEIPEEGREVEEYSEEEEEEEEDSESEEAAQQQQQQQLSEEALTETGSSTATSQAQQQQPPPQPVPPSQIQAPPMPGPPPLGPPPAPPLRPPGPPTGLPPGPPPGAPPFLRPPGLPGLRGPLPRLLPPGPPPGRPPGPPPGPPPGLPPGPPPRGPPPRLPPPAPPGIPPPRPGMLRPPLVPPLGPAPPGLFPPAPIPNPGVLSAPPSLIQRPKADDTSAATIEKKATATISAKPQITNPKAEITRFVPTALRVRRENKGASAASQRKQDDEPALPLTKAAPKAGSSAPISVQTKDDVYEAFMKEMEGLL, encoded by the exons ATGGGGCGGAGATCTACATCATCCACCAAGAGTGGGAAGTTTATGAATCCCACGGATCAGGCCC GGAAGGAAGCTCGGAAAAGGGAACTAAAGAAG AACAAAAAGCAGCGAATGATGGTACGAGCAGCTGTACTGAAGATGAAAGATCCAAAGCAGATTATCCGGGACATGGAAAAATTGGATGAGATGG AGTTTAACCCAGTACAGCAGCCACAACTTAATGAAAAAGTGCTGAAGGATAAACGTAAAAAACTCCGTGAGACTTTCGAGCGTATCTTGCGTCTCTATGAGAAGGAAAATCCTGACATCTACAAAGAACTGCGCAAGTTGGAAGTAGAGTATGAGCAGAAGAGATCACAACTCAGCCAGTATTTTGATGCCGTCAAG AATGCTCAGCATGTTGAAGTGGAAAGTATTCCCTTACCAGATATGCCGCATGCTCCCTCTAACATCCTCATACAGGACATTCCCCTTCCAGGGGCTCAGCCACCTTCTATCCTCAAGAAGACATCAGCCTATGG ACCACCAGTTCGGTCCATTTCTGTACTTCCTCCTCCTGGGCTTGGTGTTCCACGTTTACCTCCAGGGAGGAAGCCCCCTGGACCTCCACCAGGCCCACCCCCACCTCAAGTCCTCCAGATGTATGGCCGTAAAGTGGGTTTCACCTTGGAGATGGCTCCTCGAAGGCGAGAAGAGGAGATTTCTTACAGTTCTGAAGCAG GACAGCGAGGGCATGATGATGACATGTCCAGTACTAGTGAAGATGAAGGTTATCCTGAGGATATGGATCAAGACAAGCATGATGACAGTAGTGATGATAGTGACAGTGACAGGTCAGATGCAGAGAGTGAAGGCGAGGACTTCCTGCATCGTGATAATGACAAGGAGAGGGAAGGtggtgaagaaaagaaatcag GTCACAGCGTGCGGTTTGCAGACATGCCTGGGAAGTCacgaaaaaagaaaaagaacatgaaggAATTGACTCCACTCCAGGCGATGATGTTGCGAATGGCAG GACAGGAAATTCcagaagaagggagagaagtgGAGGAATAttcagaagaagaagaggaagaggaagaggactCAGAGTCTGAAGAGGCAgcacaacagcaacagcaacaacaactCAGTGAGGAAGCTCTTACAGAGACCGGCTCGTCTACTGCAACTTCCCaggcacaacagcagcaaccaCCTCCACAGCCTGTTCCTCCATCTCAGATACAGGCACCTCCTATGCCTGGGCCACCTCCACTAGGaccacctcctgcccctccactgAGGCCCCCAGGCCCACCCACTGGCCTTCCTCCTGGCCCTCCACCAG GAGCTCCTCCGTTCCTGAGACCTCCTGGCTTACCAGGACTGCGTGGGCCCCTACCTCGACTTCTACCACCAGGCCCTCCACCTGGGCGACCACCAGGCCCTCCACCGGGTCCCCCACCAGGTCTGCCCCCAGGTCCTCCTCCGCGTGGTCCCCCTCCTcgtcttcctcctccagccccaccag GTATCCCTCCTCCTCGTCCAGGCATGTTACGGCCACCTCTGGTGCCTCCCTTAGGACCTGCCCCGCCTGGGCTCTTCCCACCAGCTCCCATTCCAAATCCTGGGGTTCTGAGTGCACCACCCAGCCTGATTCAGCGCCCCAAGGCGGATGACACCAGTGCAGCCACCATTGAGAAGAAAGCTACGGCCACTATCAGTGCCAAGCCACAGATCACTAACCCCAAGGCTGAGATCACTCGCTTTGTGCCCACTGCCTTGCGAGTGCGCCGGGAGAATAAAGGGGCTTCAGCTGCCTCCCAGAGAAAACAGGATGATGAGCCTGCTCTGCCGTTAACCAAAGCTGCCCCTAAGGCTGGATCATCTGCCCCGATCTCTGTACAGACAAAGGATGATGTGTATGAAGCCTTCATGAAAGAAATGGAGGGTCTCCTGTGA